A single window of Variovorax sp. RA8 DNA harbors:
- a CDS encoding type II toxin-antitoxin system RelE/ParE family toxin, whose protein sequence is MRLEWSPLAMDDRERIFDFIERDDPRAAIAVDERIATQVLVLLQFPEGGRPGRVEGTRELVVRRTSYIVAYRVGKDCVRILRILHSAQLWPGELTDLP, encoded by the coding sequence GTGAGGCTTGAGTGGTCGCCGTTGGCGATGGATGACCGGGAGCGGATTTTCGACTTCATCGAACGAGACGATCCGCGCGCGGCGATTGCAGTGGACGAGCGCATCGCCACCCAAGTGCTGGTGCTGTTGCAGTTTCCAGAAGGCGGGCGACCAGGTCGCGTCGAAGGGACGCGCGAACTGGTCGTTCGCCGTACGTCGTACATCGTGGCCTATCGGGTTGGCAAGGATTGCGTTCGCATCCTGCGAATTCTTCACAGCGCGCAGTTGTGGCCCGGCGAACTGACAGACCTGCCGTGA
- the relB gene encoding type II toxin-antitoxin system RelB family antitoxin → MAANALVQTRIDAEVKERATAVLDNIGLTVSDVMRIVLTRVAKEGALPAGFTVDAAAHDAWFRAKVQEALDDPRPAIPHEKVNAHFAKRRAAALLKAGEGKA, encoded by the coding sequence ATGGCCGCGAACGCATTGGTACAGACCCGCATCGACGCTGAGGTGAAGGAGCGCGCCACCGCAGTGCTCGACAACATCGGCCTCACCGTCTCGGACGTGATGAGGATCGTTCTGACACGTGTGGCCAAGGAGGGCGCATTGCCGGCGGGTTTTACCGTTGACGCTGCGGCCCATGACGCCTGGTTCCGAGCCAAGGTGCAGGAGGCCTTGGATGATCCGCGCCCTGCCATCCCGCATGAAAAAGTTAATGCGCATTTCGCCAAGCGCCGCGCCGCTGCACTGCTCAAAGCGGGTGAAGGTAAGGCGTGA